The genomic stretch ttttcttttattttcatcaCCCTGCCTCGGAGCAGGGGACTCGAAAGGCACATCCTCATCATCGAATGGAGGCCTCATAACAACATCTTTGGGGAgacctgtagacatgtgatttttgaccttcctcaagatttttcatattttagcatataaatgtttaatttaggcctaatatcgctatttcaactaatgttgattcttttactttatttttttacaagaaaataaaaattacaagaaaataattttattaatattttgtagtcatttttaatcttggaaaataccaaaataggtagacggttagtcttattttaatagttattttatttaagtaggattaattagtaaataaggtagtattttagtcttgttcacggagaaataatattattttgagttcaaacaacccatttttaagcctaattttcggacatagcccataattcctaagcTCATACCCCCAGCCTAAAAAAAAACCTATAAAATAAACATACTCTAAGAAGAAAGCTGCAGCGCCGTTTCTATCACAAGACCCTTCCCCCCAGACCTTCAAGCTTCGTTTAGACCCCTATAGATATACAGATCCGCCGCAGAACCAAACACACAGCTGTTTCCCCCTCCCTATCTTCATCATCTTTTTCTCAAAAACCAAcaagaacacacacacacacagactgAAAACGAGAAAGAGAGGAAACAGACGAAAAGAAAAGAGTAAAAAAGAAACAGAGAAAgagacaaaaatacaaaaatggctGCCACTTGAAATCTAACGAAAAGCTTCAGCACTTTCTTGATTTCTCATTCTCTTCACCCTCGAATTCACACTCATATTCTCTCACAGTTCCAGTGCATTCCCAGTTACAAATGCAACGTTCCAATCCACAAATTTGCGTCCAGAATTGAAAACAATGTGAAACTGGGTCGGGTCCAGATTCGGCCAAGGCCTGGGTTCTTCGAGGTCCCGTTTGAATCTTGTTTGTTTTTGAGATTTTCCTGCtgtaaaactcaaaaattcagaTTTGATACAAAGGTTCGttccttttatttttaagtttcagTAATACTTATTGCCATGATTCAATCGTATTTCTTTAAATTGTATATTCCTTGTTGGCTTTGGTGGGTATGAATTTATTTATAATACTCTGTGTCTAATTGTTCTTGAGGATTTGTTGTTGGTTTAATTTCCATTATTAGTAAACTTGAATGTTTAGCGTTTTGATTTagatattttttttgtgatttagACAAGAGGGGTAAGCAACCCCACTTCCAActgagaggttgtgagttcgagtctcccaagagcaaggtgggaagttcttggagggaaggatgtcgggggtctatttgaaaacagtctctctaccctatggtaggggtaaggtctgcgtacacactaccctccccaaaccccaccaaatgggattatactgggttgttattgttgtagttTTGTGGATTCAAAATCATATGTACTGGTAGGAAGGTGATGGAGTTGTCTCATTTTGTTTGAGACAGAGCACGGGAAAAACGAGCATATTTGCTAATTGGGGGTAAAAATAGCATTTGGGGCctaattaaaataataatgagtAAGCCATTGACATTAGATAATGGAGATCGGGCTTTAAGAATTAATGCAGTCACTACATCTTTTGGCAGTGAATTGCCAAAAGATTGGGATTTAAATAACCTTAAATTCTTAATACTACTAGAGTACTATATTTTTCCACAACTATTCCATAATTCATGACCTCACAATAATCTTAAACTAATTTTAGAATAAATAGTCCATGAATATTCGtggcttgctttaggcgcgacttaatctatAACCGTGAttgtgtacatgttcgcgtgacatgattacgattcctaaaaacaaaaccggagtatgcgttcgcgcaactttggccaaactttcttaataataacaaaatgttattaattgtggacacgttcgcgtgacatgatttttgacgcgccaatcaaatgggtacacgtacgcgtgacctgttttaagataatttcttaattaaaagacacaaatgcacataggttctaaaataagtaattagacaatttgattaagccaagtaagatcaaagcgaccgtgctaaaatcacagaACCCGAAAAtctctaacaccttctcctgggttaacaaaattccttacgcGGATTGTTGTGTTCGCAGATcgtaaacagagtcaatcttttatcgattcgggatttagaaccggtgacttgggacaccataaattatcccaagtggcgactctgattttaaataaataatcccgtttcgattatcacttaaattgaaaaaaacttcCTTATACCCTCCCGGGTtagaaaaaaggaggtgtaacaacTAAGGTTTCATGGAGGAAGTTAGTGTGTAATAACTTAGGAGCTCCCAAATGGATATTCCTATTAAGACTTATGGCACATGAAAAATTGCTTACTAAATATAGACTAATACAATGGGAAATGGAGGTTCCATTGGCTTATCCACCCTGTAATACTGAGAACGAAagtatttcacacttgttctttcaATGTGATATGTCTTCCTATATATGGAAAAAGGTCCTAGTTTGGAAGGCGTAAGAAGATAGTTTAATACAATTCAactaatatcaaagcggtaaataaacgacaattagcacattaggttcacaaaatacagtaacATCAAccataaataaagccaagtaaaaatcacattaacaaactcgaattcttgaaccttgaaccagaagTTTTgagttcttttccccagcagagtcaccagagctgtcacacctcctttttactacacccggaAGAGTATaatggagttttttcaatttaagtgacaatcgaaacgggattatttatattaaaattaaagtcgccacttgggataatttatggtgtcccaagtcacccgtttaaaattccgaatcgaggaagttgtctctatttacggtctgcgaacacagaaatctgggtaaggaattctgttaacccaggagaaggtgttaggcattcccgagttcctggttctagcacggtcgctttgatcatacttggcatATTAAAATTGCtcaattactcattttagaacctatgtgcatccccccttttaattaagaaattatctggaaacgggtcacgcgtacgtgtacccatttgtttggcgcgttaaaaatcatgtcacgcgaacgtgtccacaatcaataacgttttgttattattaagaaagtttagtcgAAGTTATGcaaacgcatactccgatttattttagaaatcataatcatgtcacgcgaatgtgtacacaatcacgatggtagattaagtcgcgcctaaagcccTTCCTACGAATATTCATTTTTAAATCGTActcgtgtcacgcgaacgtgtacacaattaataaGTTGTGATATGAAATCCAAGAAAATGAACTAATAAGAACCTATGTACATTTTACAAACTTGTGAATTAAAAATGTCCCATAGCTACCATTACGGATGATTCAGTCACACCATCAATACATGAATGCTAAGGCAACAAATTTGAAATTTAGTTAGTGATTAGACATGGAGTTTTCTTTGTCTAGTGAAAGACAATTGCCAAAACCGTTTCATATCAAGGTTGAGTTTCAGATGTCATGTAAGTCACAATCTATCATAATATACCAAACCTAAAGTAGTAAAGAGGACCTTCTAAAAAACACTTTCATTAACAAACTGACACAGCCCTTAAAATCACAGAAAAGATTAGCTAAAGATAATTTTAAACCCATAGATTGAAAATTCCAAATTCATAATGATCAATTAATCCGAGGATTAGATCAATTATGTAGTCTGTATACTTCCGACTTCCATATCACCAAGGCGTATAGGGCAGGGGAAGACAAACATTGCTTAAATAGCTTGCATATAGCTCAAACAAATTAGTATGCAACAAGATATTCATTTCAAGTAAAACATTTACAAATTAACAAAACTTGTCATGGAAACGAAAGCAGCAGAAATTAAGAATAGAGAAACGGAACCTCTCATTGAATGACCAACCCGAGCCGACGTACAAGAAATCCGAACAGAAACTTTATCGGACCAAAACTCGAACCTCGACGGAACCACCAGACGGAGTTTCGGACAGGACCTCAAGCAACGAACTTAAAGTTGACGTCTGCAGTGGGATCTCGAAATCAAAACAAAAGCAGAAAACGGACTCCAACTGATAAAAGAACAGCAGAAGCAGCTGTTTGTTGAATCGTTTGGACTGTTATCATCGCCGGCTAGATTGAAGGTTGAAGGGTCAGTTGTTTTTATTCAGAGGATGAAGAACGGCTGATTTCTCTAGTGTTTTGATGCGTTAGGTTCTATGAAGAAGAAGCTCGTAGGGATTTTGTCCAAGGGAtccatgaagaagaagaagcaacttagctttttttttttgttcaaaCTGATGGAACGGCTAATCACCTTCAGCCTTAGCGTTGGGTCTGCTCGTTTTCTGTTCAAGGAGGATGAAGAAGCATCGCTCCTTTCTTCATGGAAATGGCTGAAGGGTCCTCTACCTTAGGTTCCTTGGCATTTTTGATCTCCAGATAACGAAGAAAGGAAGAAGAAGTAACGCTGGGggagctttttttttttaatgtttaTGGCTGCTGATCTCTAGCGTTTTAGGTCTATTGCGACTGATgcttttttggagaagaagatagGTTTTTTGGGTCTCTAGCATCGTGTACCAGATGAAGTTAACGGTTTAATAAGTTAGGTCTAGGTTATTATTTGGATTTAAGGGTATTGGGCTCAAGGAATGAGGTAGAAACTTGGACTTTTATGACTAGCTTTGCTTAAAATTagtttaattaactaaaaatctaGAACAAACTTCATTTGTAGCGGCAAAAATTAATGACAATAGCTAACCACAAAATAAATCATACAATTAACAACCCAAAACTAATTAAAAGACAAGTCCTCCGGTACTTTCAAACCTAGATCTCCGGTACTACTTTTCCTCCTCGCATTTCTCGCTATCTCTCTTCTCTTCTACATCTTCTCCAGCTTCTCCTCTTCTTCCCCGTCCCGCTATTCCTTCCGTAACCCTAACTCCGAGATCGATTACTCTTTTGTGACCAAATCTCCACGATCCTCGACGGCCGGTGACGATACAGTTTCAGGAATAACGTCAGCTGAGGATGCTAAGAACCTGGGCGAATCTGCTTGGAAAAAGGGGTCGTTAACTAATAGtacattttttttcaaattgaagGAAAGATTAAAAAGCAGATTTAttaacaaagaagaagaaaaatgtgAAGAGTAAAAGACACTACCTACATTTACAACCCATTTGTTTAAACTGACGAAATGTTTACTTCTCACCCCAATGATGTTTAATTACTGTTAACTAATACATCCCACAACAGACTTTACATGTTAAAAGTTAAATTATCTTAGAGCTTTTTATACTCATCTGGCTCTAATATCAAATTGAAAGATTTAAAAGCTGATTTATTAACAAAGAATAAAGAACAAAGGTAAAAAATTAAGAAGCACAGCCTACATTGACCCCTTTTATTTTCTTATGACTTACTTTGGTTGTTTCATAACACGTATAGAGAGACTTCGAATCTCACCTCTAATGGTAGTCCTGTTTACCGCTTAATTGAACAGGTAATTTTTTGGTGTtcacacttatatatatatatatatatatatatatatatatatatatatatatatatatatatatatatatatatatatatatatatatattcattttattacaaatatatatacaaaatggacggtcactatacaaaaatatacggtcactatacaatttatatacaatagactgtcactatataatttatatacaaaatagactgtcactatacaaaatatatacaaaacagTCTGTCACTATACAATAAATATACAATAATGATACATTAGGGATACACTAAAATATAGAGGATGCACTCAATTTTGTGAATTTATACAATGTAATAGTATATGtacaatttttatacattttataacaatatatatataatttttataatatacacTGAAAAATACAAGATACActtatatacaaaatttatacaatatgtatataaaatatttaatagattgtgtgtgtgtatatatatatatatatatatataagaagaaAACCCCATGACTAGAAAACCCCACAACTTTTGTTATCACTCTTGTATCATGCATCGTAATTGAGTAGATCtttttaataattgaattaaattttttttgatttttctaggTACTCAAACAAAATTTTCCagtgagaaataaaaaaaaataaagaggaaaaatatAGATCTGAAATGGAAGATAAAgggaaggaaaatgaaaaaaaataatcaaaaaaagataaaagaagatgaagaagacacAGAGAAAGAAAGAGGATAGGAATGAAAATGATAATGGGAAAAAAATCTGTGCATTTGATAGAATGAAAGAAAGATAACAAAGTGTGCATTGGATAGAatgaaagaaagataaaaaggctAGGATTAAATGTTGTCTTGGGAAGATAAATGCATTGGAAATAGATAATGGCTACAAGTTGCAAATAAATTGGGCCGAAAGGCCATTTTCGTGTAAGTGGGTAAAAACAtgggctattaaaattttgaggggctatagagggtaattttctcaaaaatctatCCATATAGAAATATTACCAAAAATATTAATTGGCCCTACTTAAGTACaaataataattattaaaataagactgaccgttaaaacaaaactattttttggtatttttttcaagattaaaaatgactacaaaaccttaatgaaactattttttttgtaattttcgtttttttgtgagaaaataaagtaaaagggttaaaactaattaaaatagcgATGTTAGGCATAAACTAAAcaattacatgctaaaatatgataaatcttggagagggtcaaaaatcacatgtctacaagacCTACAAAAGAAAACATAACCGATAAGAATTCGACAGCGCGAGGAGAAAATCAAACATTACTATATCAGAAAAAAGAACTTACCATGATTACGGTCCTCCCACCGATCCTTCGACAGTTTGCGCCATGCGCGCTTGAAATATGGTCTCTATGACACAAGGCCCTCGACCCACTTTTTGAGTTGAGGAACTGCATTCGGCATCCGAGCCACCGACTACACCACAAAAACACCGATGAGAAGGGAGGGAAGGGaagaaacaataaaaaaaaaatctttaagaTGGCGTTATACTTAAGCTTCATGTTCCATTTCTCGGGAAATGGCATGTCCTCGGTAGGGATCAAGTCTGAGGTCCTCACTTGAACGAATCGGCCAATCCAGCCTCAGTCCCGATCCTCATCTATGCTCGAGAATAGGGCCATGCTGGCCCGACGAGCAAGTTTGATTAATCCCACTCGATAAGAGTCGGGGAATGTACAGGTGCATAAgatgatcgagggtgaagggaCAACCTTCGATTTTATTTACAAAGATACGGAGAAGAATCACTATCCTCTAGAAGGGGGGGTGAATTTGACCGAGGGTCACCTCGTACCTTTTGCAGAAGGCGATAATGACCGGGTCTAAGGGACCCAACATGAAGGGGTAACTGTAAACACTTAAAAAGATCCTCCACATGGGTAGTAATTGCTTCCTCAGGCGAAGGCACCACCACGTGCTTTTCGTCCCAGTTGGAATTCTCTTTGACCTGGGAGAGAAGATCATCAGTGATCGAACATATATATCTCGAGGCCGGTCACATCGACCCGTACCGAGGAAGTTTTTTCGACCTTAAAATTAGCAGTGATCGAGCACCCTCCCGGAACGAACTCTCCAAGGTGTGGTTCCACAGCAATCCCGTCGCCGACAGGTCGCGATGAAGAGGTAGCCTCCTTTTGTGTGACAGTCTTAGATGTTTTCGCTATTTTAGAACAGagatgaagaaaaggaaattaaGAAGGTACGTTTAGTGGTTTGCAAAAGGTTCAAGAAATTTGGGTACAAAAGTTGGAGGGTGAAGAGATTTTCTGAAAAACAAGAATAGAAAAAACTTTGAACATAAAGTTGAATGAATGAAAGTAGGGATATTTTAATTTGCTAATGACGGTTCAAAACGTGTAGTTGCCGACCAACAACTGACTGGCATTTAATGTCTTGGTAACTGGACCGGCGGAACGTTTCAGTAACCGTTTGTCGCTTACATCATGATTTATCGAATCGGGATTCAGAAGTTCATATCGTTTCTCGCCATATTCTCTCCGAAAAATGAgggaactatctgtatacggtcaaaaccGGGTTCGCCTATTGTGTGACCAATCGAGATTGAAACATGACAAGTTAAAGCTCGATTTCGAGGCATATCGAACCGAGGTGTGAAGTTACATCGTTGAGCTCGTGAGCCCGGGACCGAACAAGATCGAAACCAAACAAGAACGAAGGAAATTTGCCGAGCCAAATAACAGGAGGCCGAAATATCCGCGATCGATTGGAGATAAAGACAGAAATCTCGACACATATCAAGAAAAGGAggattaattagcaaatcatgagattttTTACCTTGTGTAGAATTATATCAAGAGTAGGACACTCATAAGAGAAGTTTGATCATTTGTAACACACATTGCAATACGCAGCACAAAGCAATATACTGTTATTTCTAGCCTTTCTCATTTTGTTATTTTGTTCTTACATTAGTTGAGGCATTTCTTGGTTCGAGGGTGATCGAACTCGAAGGCCAAAGCTCTTCAATTTATGTGGTTTTCATCTATTCTCTTATTATTAGTTTCGATATTAATCTTTTTTCTTAATTTGTATCAATTTATATTACGTATTcttaaaaccgcgtataaattcaattgttattccTAGATCACTCCGAAACCTTCTAGAACCTTCCATAGCGCAAGATTGTGCTTCCATGGCCTGACGTGTTCTTGGCATTGTCTTGGCCACTCTTCCACATGCACCCTCGTGCTCCCACGATACTCCTAGGCAGTGAGGTTATAGGTCTGATTTCTTTCTCGTATTGGGATCTTAGAATGCTATACGCAACCCCCTGCAAGGTTACTTTAGATAGCGGTATTTTCTGTATAAGATTGGCATCCCCATTCTAAGGTTACTTAGTACTTAGGTCGTGAGTTCCGCTCTTAGTAGCCTTTATTCCCATCCCGCGTAAGAACATAGGTTTTGAAAGAATTAAGCGGGTAATTTGGCATCACGAGAAAATGATAAAATCTTGTTCAAATACGAGTTTATAAGAATTTACATTAggtttattcttttctcttttttttcttttttctttttgtgatttgttttattttggtctttctttcctttttctttttgggtcCAATACGTCAAAcgatttcctattctttcttctTTGCTTTGGTCTTGCTATGTTAATTCTATGCCCAAATCTCCGGCTCAACTTGTTTTTAGTCTATATATTTTGCTATTACTAATTTGGCTGATTTTACCCTAAGTTGCTCCGACATGGCAGTTTAGGTGCCACACCCATATCAACATGATACTAAGAATGGGTGGGTATGGGATCCGTATCAGATCTGGTCAAAGGATTTTGGGTACTTTAATCACGACGGACAAAAAAATTCTAGATGAAATACAATTTAATTCCCAAAATCAGAACCAAAATTagggtaaatttgaagaaaatagcaTACCTTATCTAGAAAATCAATATTTTACTTATCTACAACttcagaataaaaaaaagaaatccATACTTTACAAACTATACATAAGTATTTTATAAAATTTCTCATCTagagatattttatttttttttaaaatacttttagTCGGATCTCCGCATTCGTATCTGTACTAGGATCTGTATCGTCGAATCTTAGAATTTACATTTCGAAGAATCCGATATCTAGATCTGCACTCCGTGTTGAACACCCACATCCGTGTCCGAACAACTTCGCTTTTACCCTTCTTGTCTTCTAGAGACATCCTTTTTGGACTGTGTATCGTTAACGGTTTTGGGTGCGTGCGTGTGGGTATTGTCCAGTTATGTACTATAATTAAGCAATAAACAAAATAACATATACAAAAACAAAAGTCAATTGTTGTTGAATAGTCAACTTAAACTTATATTGTCGATATAATTTTTTGTACAAGATGTATAGAAATAAAAAGTAGTCTTGAAGCAACGGTAAAATTGTCTTCATGTAATCTATAGATTACGAGTTTGAGCCATGAAAGCAAccactaatacttgcattaggATAGATTATCTACACCACACCTCTCAGGGTGCTGACCCTTCTCCGAACCCTGCGTGAACGTGTAACACCTTATATATCGACGCCCTTGAGCAATGATAAAGTTCTTTTTATatacattaaattaattaacaaatAACACAAGCATTTGGATTTTCCTCTATACTATAGACCCTATAATGTTGTGTCATATCAGGATTATAATTCTTGTAAAGTTTTACAAGCTCTGAAATTTGATCACtctcttcttttttgtttcctCCATTTTTGTTCCCACTTtgatcatttttcttcttttctggcTCTTTTGCTGGCCCTACTGTTAATATTTCTGGATGCcatgttttcttcaattttctcacCACTTCAACTGGATCAATATCTCCTACTACTGTTAATTTCTTCTCTTTCATATCAATTGATAGATTTTCAATCCCTGTtgaacaaaaaaataataataataaacatcACTTTTGATGAAAATTTTAgagaaaatgacattgtatagttgctcttaaaataatagtcgaaaaatGCATACTTTTGTATGTATATACATTctatatgttatatatatatatataaattatataaacTTTATAACTTTTTCGACTATCGAATGTAAATAATTTCTGATGCGGGATAAAAGTGATAAAAGTCCAAAATTTTAATTGAAGAGCAGTGCGATGCATAAAGTATCTCATATTCACAAAAGAAACGCACCCCAAGGATGTGATGTAGATAGCCTATCCTACTGTAAGTATTAGTGGTTGTTTCCCCAACTCTAACGGAGACCCAAACTCGTATAGGAGTCAGAATTGTAATAATAAGTCCATAATTTTAGCACAAAATTCTCTGTATGCTACTATTTCTAGAAATGCAAAAGGAAGATATAGTGAATTGTGCGATCATCTTAGCTCTCAGGTGCATTAAACTCCCGTTAtgtgcggggtccggggaagAACCGGACCAccagggtctattgtacgcagtcttaccttgcatttctgcaagaggcttatttcacggcttgaacccgtgaccttcTAACCAGTATGGGTGCAACAACTTTACTAGTTACGCTAAGGCTCCCGGCATTCTACGATCATGTTATCTAACCGTTTAAATTGTTAGTTAAAGAGAACATTATACATAATTATGTCTTTATTGTACACGCTTCCTTACGTACGAgcttaattcttttttttttatgacTATGAATGTAAAAATTCTTGTTAACAGTAAAATGGatgaaaaaaaacataaaaatgaaGAGGATGTAGTACCTGAGAGGGTAGAGACAGCTTTCATAGCCTTTTGTTTCCCTTTGTCATCATATACCTCTAATTTCAAAACAACTTTCTGcagaaaaaacaaaacaaattaaagcctgaaaatgatgaagaaatttatgaaaaaacaagaataattaaaacataaaaaggaggggaaaaaaaaaaaagaaactttcAGCTGATTATTTTGTGAGAATTGTAGGACAAGGAAATGGTACGTACCTTCATTTTGCCAGAAGTATTTGGAATTTGTAAGATATCAACAAATTAAATAAATGATTTGAGAACTTGGAGATGAGGATTAGAAAGCAGAAATGATTATATATTAGTAATTTTTTTGTCAATATTATATTTGTGGGGGTGGAGGTGGGGTGGGGGTGgaggtggggtgggggtggggggagaAAGAAATTCCTTGTAGAACAAGGAAAAAAGAACAACGTGCTGAATAAAATAAAGGAAATAATGCCAAAAAGGACAATTTTTGGGAGGAAGAAAAATGGACAGACTTCTAGAGAGGTAGATAGAGACTTATTAATCAACGTCTCGAGCAAGCTAATGAATTTTATTAGAGCCCGTTAGAGATAAGAGTTTCAGTGTTTGatcataaaattttaaattttttttttacttgaaaatgaattttggaattttttgaaaatttaaaaaaatccaaaaagttattttttaaaattattattcaGATCATTCATAAAAACTTCAAacacaacccaaaattatattcatgtccaaacacaactttaattttcaaatatcattttcgttttttttttttggaattttacaattgtTATATCCAAATGCCCACTTAATCTAGAAAGCTAGGAGATATAATGGGTAATttcatcaaaaaaaaattatgaaaaattgcTATTAATTGAATATTTTTAATAGGTGTGACAATGTTTTGTAAATATTATACGGGGCgacctatttggtcgcccccatttaacctgtACTCACTTTTTTGTGAACATATTTTAAAGTAGTTTATGACATTTTACAGTGTTGACTAGTGAGCTGTTGTGGCgctttattttttactattgcttaggatttcttctttttcttaattgCAAAATGAGTTCGTTAGATTTATTGTTGTTTAGACAAATTGATGATTGGGTTTGTTCTAAATGATATTTGGAGGCTATGTTTCAAATTCGAGCTCATTTGAAGTAGATTTAAGTATTAAATCGTatattgaattgttaaaattcaAAGAACAAATTTCGCAATTTGCACTTCAGGCCTAAATGACATTAGGTGCATGAAAATGTaggttgcacttcagaccttttggccttaagtgcatctgaagtgcaatttttcacttcagacttattggtcTTAAGTGTAGGAAAACGTTTGTTACACTtcagaccttttggccttaagtacatttgaagtgcaatttttcacttcagacttattggtcTTAAGTGTAGGAAAATATTTGTCGCACTtcagaccttttggccttaagtgtaTCTAAAGTACAATTTTTTACTTTAGACTTATTAACTTTAAGttcatctgaagtgcaattttttcacttcaaactAAATTTTTTTAACTTCAAACTCGTTAAGTCTGAAGTTGATCGTAAAGTGGGTAGACTTGCAACTTTTTTTGCAAAGTGAATATAAGTTCAATTATGACCCCAAACCCGAGTAtagatgcaaaagcttcaattattTCGGTAACATTTGCTTTGGACGAAAGTACTAGTCCAATTGCAAATAATATCAATAATTAATATattacaacaacaacgacccaataATATATTATGATAATTAATATATTATGATAAGTAAATTATTATAATATGTTAAATTATAGTACTAGTCTAATTAAAAATAAGTTCAATAATTGATATATTATAGTAAGTAAATTATTATGATATATTAAATTACAGTGATGATGTAAAAATATCTTATGCAGTTAGTATATATAAAATTAACTCTTAATTTAATTATGACCGGAATGACCCAAACTTCCTGGTTCATATCGATATAAGCCGTTGCATAAACTGAAAAGTTTACAAGCCTTACCTGTACTTAATC from Nicotiana sylvestris chromosome 12, ASM39365v2, whole genome shotgun sequence encodes the following:
- the LOC104238485 gene encoding heavy metal-associated isoprenylated plant protein 39, which encodes MKKVVLKLEVYDDKGKQKAMKAVSTLSGIENLSIDMKEKKLTVVGDIDPVEVVRKLKKTWHPEILTVGPAKEPEKKKNDQSGNKNGGNKKEESDQISELVKLYKNYNPDMTQHYRVYSIEENPNACVIC